The sequence CCTCCAGGGATCGCTGCCCCACATATTTCCCGGTATTCACATCAATCACGATTAAGGCTTCTGTCTGCTGAATTACCAGATAGCCTCCGCTTTTTAGCCAAACCTTCGCCCGCAACGCTTTGCGGATTTCATCATCTACACCATACCTTCCAAAGAGATCCTTTTCCGCGGCAACGAGTATATGTTTTGCCGCCGGGTGTTCTATCTCTCGCAAAGCCTGGCGTAATATCAAAGCAACTTCATTCTGATCGACCGTGATTTTCTCCACATCTTGATCCACCCAATCGCGAACAAGACGAGAAATCAAATCCACATCCTTATGTACAAGACCGGGCACGGAAACATGCGGAATCCTCGGTTGTAAAACTCGCCACTTCTCCACCAGCTGAGCAATATCTTCCGCAATCTCTTCCCCGTCAACCCCAACGGCAAGAGTGCGAACAATAACACCCATACCCTCCGGCTTCGACGCAGCGGCCAGATCCCTCAGCCTCACCCGCTCCTCATTCTCTAGAATCTTCCGAGACACACCGACATAATTCACCAAAGGGAGGAGCACCACATACCGACCAGGCAACGTTAAGTTAACACTAATCCGCGCACCCTTACCACCTACTGGTTCTTTAGTAATTTGAACTAAAAGCTCTTGACGTGGTTTAACAACCTGCTCGATCCGATCTTGACTCACCAGAGAAGGCTTATCATCCTCATCAAAACGTGCCGCCACAGCATCTCCCACATAAAGAAACGCATTCTTGTCCAGCCCGATATCGACAAAAGCAGCCTGCATCCCAGGAAGAACATTCTCCACCCGTCCCCGATAAATATTCCCAACCAAATGAGACGAACCGCCCTCTTCCTCAAACACATCCATCAAATCGCCATTTTCAAAAACGGCAGCCCGCATTCCCTTGGCCCTACTTTGCAGAACAATTTCCTTCAAACCAGACCCCACACTTTCACTTCTCATAGGAAAACACCTCCCTAGGAACTTCGCGATACTTCAAAGCCTCCAACACAGCACCGATTCAGAGGTGCCGGTCCCACATGCTTGAATAGCATGTCCCAACAAGCACGCCTAAACAGTTCCTATCCCGAGCTTCCCGAAAAGCAACACCCCAGCACCCGTTCCCACCCCGAAGGCGCAGCTCAGCAAACGTTCCATCCCCCGTCGACCCCAGACTAGAGGAAGTTTCTTAGCTTAGAGAAGCACTTTAGCGGAATCGCGTCAATGAACGCAGACGCCAAGGCGTTAAGAACCGCAATGGTTGACATGCAGAACTGCCCTGAGGTTTTGCGGTTTAGCCATGGGGTCAAGCGAATAGCGATGCAGCGTGTGCGAACGGGCTAAGACACTTCCTCCCCGTTCCCAGCCCAGAGGCGCAGCTCAGTACGCAGCGAAGAGGTGCGATTTTTGCTTAGTGAACACTTTAGCGGAATTGCGTCAATGAGCGTAGATGCCAAGGCGTGAAGAAACTCAACGGTTCACATGCAGAAAGCCCAGAGGTTTTGAGTTTTAGCCTTGGCATCAAGCGAATAGCAAATGCAGCGTGTGTGAACAGGCAAAATCGCACCTCGGAGCCTCGGCTCATCAAGCCTCATCGATTGGTGACTTCTTCTCCCCCTGATAACTCACATGAACTCCCGTCCTCTTAATCTGCAATGCCTCCAAATCAAGCGGCAAATTCTCAAGCTCGCGAAGGCTCGCCAGAACTTCCTCTGGACGAACACTCCCAGCGTTCCCCATCTCAACTTCAAGCTCAAAAACAATCTCATCCCCACGGATTTCCGCCTCTAACTGCTTAATCCACGGCCGGATGTCCTTATCCGTTGGTCCTTTTTTGGAATAACGTGAAAACGTCACATGTTCCCGAGCGAGCCAAGCGCCCACCGCTTCTTGCAATCGTTCCGCTTGAATCGGCAAAGCCATCGGAACGCGCATCCGATAACTCGCCGCATTGAGAACTGCCATCAGAGGCTTCGCCCCTTGGTTCAGAGCACTTACTTGCAGGAGTCGAATTCCAGGAGGCAATTGCTCCTGAACACGTCCTAAGACTTCTCCCAAATCCATGTCTTGCTCGAGGTCAACATCCACGTACTCCCGCTCCCCTTCCGTCCCTACCGCAAGGGCAAAGCCGAAGGAAATTTTGGGACGTGGGTTAAAACCCTCCGAATAAGACATATGGATTCCAGCCCGACGGATCGCACGTTCAAACACCCGTGTCAAATCAAGGTGTGCGATATACCTTGCATCTTCTATTTTGGTATAGGCGATTCTTAGCCGCATTGGCACTCACCCTTTCAACTCAATCTGAACTCCTCTGCCCGGGCAAATACCACACCCGGTACATTGGTCATATCGGCAATCGATGGTCTTTGTTTCCTGCAGTGCCCGATGGTGCTCTTCCATCATAAACTGCTTTGTCACACCACTTTCCAGATGATCCCAGGGTAAAATATCGTCATAGTCTACAGCCCGGTTAGCGTAAAAATGGGGATCTATTCCTAGTTCTTTAAATCCCTCCATCCACACCTCTTCGTGGAAATGCTCAGACCAACCATCGAATCGGCAGCCATGTTTGACCGCCCATTCCAAAAGCGGTGCCAATCGCCGATCTCCTTTAGCAAAGACCGCTTCGAGATAACTCGTTTTCACATCATGATAACTATATTTAAGTCGACGATCTCTCAATTTATCTCTCAGATACCTCTGCTTCAAATCGACTGAAGCTTTCGATTCCTGCGGCTCCCATTGAAACGGGGTGTGAGGTTTGGGAACGAAGAAACTCGTAGAGATTGTCACCGTGATATTCCTACGACCAAGCTTAGTTCCCAGATTGGCAACCTTCTTCGCCAGATCAACGATACCATCAATATCTTCCTGTGTCTCAGTTGGTAACCCCACCATGAAATATAACTTGATGGTGGACCAGCCCTTCTTAAACGCTTCCTCAACAGCCGTTAAGAGGTTTTCTTCCGTGACCCCTTTATTAATCACGTCGCGCAAACGCTGTGACCCTGCTTCTGGAGCAAACGTCAACCCGGATTTACGAGCCTTCTGGACAGTATCCGCCAAACCGACATCAAAGGAGTCAACTCGCAGGGAAGGGAGAGAAACTCCAACCCCTTCTGCCCCATGCTTTTCCAGGATGTTCTCAATCACTGGACGAATACACGTGTAATCTCCACTCGAAAGAGATGTCAGCGCGACCTGATCATACCCCGTCGAACGAACCAATTCCTCCGTTTGCTTCATTAGCGTTTCCAGCGAGCGCTCCCGAACGGGTCGGTAAAGCATCCCCGCTTGGCAGAAACGACATCCCCGAGAACAGCCGCGCATGACTTCAAGCATCATCCGATCATGCACAATTTCCATGTACGGCACCACTGGGTTCGTAGGGAAAAACGCTTGATCCAAATCCTGAACTATAGCCTTTTCCACAACCGCTGGAACACCGGCCTCCGACTCGATTTTCTCGATTCGTCCATCCGCTTTATACGATACATGATAAAATTCTGGAACATAAACCCCTTGAACCTGTGCAACTCTCACGAGAAAGTCCTTCCGAGAGACAGGCTGTTTCTTCTGTTCAGCTATGAGGCGAAGCACCTCTGGCAACTGCTCTTCACTCTCCCCGATGAGAAAGAAGTCAACGAATCCAACAAGGGGTTCTGGATTAAACGCGCAAGGGCCTCCTGCTATGATCCAAGGATCTTCTGGCCCGCGTTCTTCCGTCCGCATCGGAATCCCCGCTAAATCGAGCATATTGAGAATATTGGTATAACTCATTTCGTACTGAAGTGTAAATCCAACCACATCAAATGCTTTGAGTGGTTGAAAGGATTCCAATGCGTAGAGTGGAATCCCCTTTGCTCGCAGCGTCTCTTCCATATCCACCCAAGGAGCAAAAACCCTCTCACAGAGAAATTCCGGGAACGAATTAACCAGGTGATATAGGATTCTCGTCCCTAAATGAGACATTCCCACTTCATACACATCCGGGAAAGCAAAGGCCATCTGCACTTCGGTTTTATCCCAATCTTTGCGAATTGCATTCCATTCTGATCCTAAATAGCGGCTAGGTTTCAAGACTTTAGGTAAAAACCGTTCGACCTGCCGGCGTATCTCCGCCGCAGTAAAATTACTCATGGTGTCAGCGAGGCCTCCTTGTACTCTATTGTGAACTCACATTATATCATATATAACATAAATCCCCAATATTTTGGGTCATATTCGTCATATGCCCGAGGCATTAACCCGCTTCAATAGTTTTGGTTATCTTCACCAATTCAATACTAAAGTTTACCTACCGGGAAGCGAATCCCCTCCCGCAACATTCCTTCCACTACATCTGTCTCAGTGAGAGTCTTACCCATCTTCATTTCCTCTGTCGCTAGGGAGACCAAAGCGTAGCGATCAGGGGTAAACTCCTCAACGATCCGCACCAAGGGAGTATCTCTTTGAACCGTCAACCATTTACTACGCATCAGCCCTTTCCGCAATAGTTCTTCCTTCTTACGTGTTAACTGCCTGAGAAAGGTAATATGAGCGGCTGAGATTTCTTTACTCCCTGCCAGCCAAAAGAAGCCTCCTAAAATAATAAAGGCGAGTGGTCCTTCCGAGAACTTTCCCCATCCCCAAAGAAGCATTCCCCATAGGGCCAATAGAATACCCAACCCCTGGCCAGACCTTGCCAAAAATTTCGTGCTCTTGACGAATCCAAAGCCTTCTGCGCAAAGGGACCGCATGACACGGCCTCCATCTAGCGGTAAAACGGGTATCAAATTAAAGGCTGCAAGCCAAAGGTTATATCGAACGAAATCATCCGCAAAATCCCCTTCCCACACACCATTCCACCTTAACGCCTGGGCCGAAAATAAGAGGACCAAGTTAAAAGCAGGGCCCGCCAAGGCCATGACACTTTCCTCAAGTTTCCTCCCCTCAAAGAGGTCATCACAGTACGCCGCTCCACCAAAGGGAAAAAGTTCAAGCCCTATGACTTTAAATCCATACGCCCTCGCCGCCATAAGATGGGCTAACTCATGGCCTAAAACCAAGGCAAAGACGAGAAGAGCCTGGGCCATTAAACCCAGGACTCCGTAGAGTACCAAAACCAGCAGAAATGTGGGATGGATTCGGATGCTCACCCCAGATATTTTTACGAGTTCCATCACTTCTCCCCCTCAACATTCCTCAACCATTCTCTATTATTTTTCTATCACATATTAGCCGTTTCCTTACCGTTTCTTACCGTTTCCATACCGTTTCTCTTACCGTTTCCTTACTCGCGGAAGCATAATTGCAAAGAGAGAACTTTAGCGGAATTTGCGTAAGCGAACGTAGGCGACGGCGCAGGACGTGCCTAGTGTCGAATGCGCCAAGGAGGGCATAGCATTCGACCAGAAATACCCGTGGGTTTTGTCGTGTAGCCTAATCGTCAAGTGAGTAGCAAATGTAGCGTGTGCTAACGTGCATTTATGCTGGAGCCTCAATTCTTAGTTTTCGGCGGCACTAGATACGGTATCGGATTCACAGGCTGGTTATTCTTCCTCAACTCAAAATGTAGCCAGGGCTTCTTCAGAGGTGCGGAGAGCCCAACCGTTCCGAGCACATTCCCTTTCTCGATCCGT is a genomic window of Desulfosporosinus sp. Sb-LF containing:
- a CDS encoding Rne/Rng family ribonuclease, with the translated sequence MKEIVLQSRAKGMRAAVFENGDLMDVFEEEGGSSHLVGNIYRGRVENVLPGMQAAFVDIGLDKNAFLYVGDAVAARFDEDDKPSLVSQDRIEQVVKPRQELLVQITKEPVGGKGARISVNLTLPGRYVVLLPLVNYVGVSRKILENEERVRLRDLAAASKPEGMGVIVRTLAVGVDGEEIAEDIAQLVEKWRVLQPRIPHVSVPGLVHKDVDLISRLVRDWVDQDVEKITVDQNEVALILRQALREIEHPAAKHILVAAEKDLFGRYGVDDEIRKALRAKVWLKSGGYLVIQQTEALIVIDVNTGKYVGQRSLEETVVHTNLEAAREIARQLRLRNLGGIIVIDFIDMTSKEDQQRVIEVLETACARDKTKSQVLGLTQLGLVEMTRKKVGQTLAVRYTSPCPTCDGSGRV
- a CDS encoding TIGR03936 family radical SAM-associated protein, coding for MRLRIAYTKIEDARYIAHLDLTRVFERAIRRAGIHMSYSEGFNPRPKISFGFALAVGTEGEREYVDVDLEQDMDLGEVLGRVQEQLPPGIRLLQVSALNQGAKPLMAVLNAASYRMRVPMALPIQAERLQEAVGAWLAREHVTFSRYSKKGPTDKDIRPWIKQLEAEIRGDEIVFELEVEMGNAGSVRPEEVLASLRELENLPLDLEALQIKRTGVHVSYQGEKKSPIDEA
- a CDS encoding TIGR03960 family B12-binding radical SAM protein, with amino-acid sequence MSNFTAAEIRRQVERFLPKVLKPSRYLGSEWNAIRKDWDKTEVQMAFAFPDVYEVGMSHLGTRILYHLVNSFPEFLCERVFAPWVDMEETLRAKGIPLYALESFQPLKAFDVVGFTLQYEMSYTNILNMLDLAGIPMRTEERGPEDPWIIAGGPCAFNPEPLVGFVDFFLIGESEEQLPEVLRLIAEQKKQPVSRKDFLVRVAQVQGVYVPEFYHVSYKADGRIEKIESEAGVPAVVEKAIVQDLDQAFFPTNPVVPYMEIVHDRMMLEVMRGCSRGCRFCQAGMLYRPVRERSLETLMKQTEELVRSTGYDQVALTSLSSGDYTCIRPVIENILEKHGAEGVGVSLPSLRVDSFDVGLADTVQKARKSGLTFAPEAGSQRLRDVINKGVTEENLLTAVEEAFKKGWSTIKLYFMVGLPTETQEDIDGIVDLAKKVANLGTKLGRRNITVTISTSFFVPKPHTPFQWEPQESKASVDLKQRYLRDKLRDRRLKYSYHDVKTSYLEAVFAKGDRRLAPLLEWAVKHGCRFDGWSEHFHEEVWMEGFKELGIDPHFYANRAVDYDDILPWDHLESGVTKQFMMEEHHRALQETKTIDCRYDQCTGCGICPGRGVQIELKG
- a CDS encoding M50 family metallopeptidase; the protein is MELVKISGVSIRIHPTFLLVLVLYGVLGLMAQALLVFALVLGHELAHLMAARAYGFKVIGLELFPFGGAAYCDDLFEGRKLEESVMALAGPAFNLVLLFSAQALRWNGVWEGDFADDFVRYNLWLAAFNLIPVLPLDGGRVMRSLCAEGFGFVKSTKFLARSGQGLGILLALWGMLLWGWGKFSEGPLAFIILGGFFWLAGSKEISAAHITFLRQLTRKKEELLRKGLMRSKWLTVQRDTPLVRIVEEFTPDRYALVSLATEEMKMGKTLTETDVVEGMLREGIRFPVGKL